The nucleotide window TCGTCTGTCGGTATCTTTCCATTATTTGACCCATGACAGGTTCGAGTTCATCAGGCTGAATGACGAGCAGGTCACCCTTTTTTACCTTTGAAAAAATATAATCCACTGCTTTTTCAGGGTCTTGAATTATTTCAATATTTTCTTTGCTGAATCCACCCCTGATGAGTCCCTCATAAACCAGTTTTGGGGTTTCTCCCAAAGGTCTGTTACGGGGATCGAAATCAGTCAGCATAATATAATCGTACACCAGAGCCAGCGCCTTTCCATAATCTATCAGTTGTTCATTTGTCCGGTTGCCTGTTCCATGGGATAAACCAATCTTTCTTCCTGGTGATAGGCGGGGTAATAACCTTGCCAATGCACGGGCTGAATCAGTATTATGGCCGTAATCCAATAAAACCTTATATTTTTGGAAATCGAATAAATTCATTCTGCCCGGATTCTGGTTTGCCGATGGATAAAATGTCATGATTCCGTTTCGAATCTGTTCAAGGGTCAGCCCAAGTCCGTGAAGGGCACCAATGGCGGCAAGGGCGTTGGCCGTGTTGAAATCAATGATACCGCCAAATGTAATGGGAATCTCTTCGAGTGTGCAGACGATGATATCCAATACCATCGTTCTGATAACAGCATTTCTCCCATCCAGGATGATAACGGTTCCCCCTTCCCTTATATGCTTTTTTATCTTCGGGTTTTCGGGGTCTAAGGAAAATAAAATTATGTTTCCGCGGGCTCGTTCAAGAACACTCATTGAAGCATTATCATCTGCGTTCAAAACAGAGGTTCCCGTTTTTTTGACCACTTCTACCACTGTTGATTTTACCATGCATAATTCGTCCTGGGATTCAATCCAGTCTGTTCCAAGGTGATCCTCTCCAATATTTAACAATACTCCTACGTCCACTTCATCAACACCAAGGCCTCTGCGTACAATTCCACCACGGGCTATTTCCAGAACAATGTGGTCTACTGTTGGTTCCCTGACAACAATTCCGGCCCCCTCCGGCCCGCTGTAATCGCCTGTTAAAATTGAATTTCCATCAATTGCAATCCCGGTTGTGCAGGTCAGGCCGACTTTTTTCCCCGAATATTTCAATGTATGGGCAATGAGTTTACAGGTAGTGGTTTTACCATTTGTTCCTGTTACAGCCAAAACTGGAACTTGGATATAACCTTCAGGAAAGAGCATATCTACTATGGGTTTTGCCACGTTCCGGGGCCGACCTTTTGTGGGTTCCAGGTGCATCCTGAATCCCGGAGCGGCATTTACTTCAACAACTTTTATGCCGGATGGCCCAAGGGGTTGAGATATGTCCTCGGCCAGAGCGTCTATGCCAACGCAATCCAATCCGATGATACGGGCAGCCCGTTCCGCCATAAGCCGGATATCCGGGTTCACCTCATCTGTAACATCAGTGGCAGTCCCTCCCTGGCTGAGATTGGCTGTGGCCTTAAGATAAACGATCTGTTTTTCTTGTGGAACGGAATTTATAGACAGCCCGTTCAAGGATAAGAGCCTTTCAGTCATTTCGTCAACTTCGATTTGTGTCAGCACTTTTTCATGTCCAAATCCACGAAGCGGATCTGAATTTACCTGTTTAATCAGATCGTTGATGGACGATTTTCCGTCACCAATGATATGGGCTGGTTCCCGCCTGGCTGCCGCAATAAATTTTCCATCTATAACCAAGAGCCGATAATCTCCACCATGAACATATTCTTCAACAATCACGTCGGGGTGGTAAGCTTTCGCTGCTTGAAAAGCCTTCTTTAATTGATCAGGATTGGTAATATTAATCGTAGACCCGTTGCCATGATTCCCCACATCCGGCTTTACAACAACAGCCGTGCCGATTTCATTAAACGCATCCATGGCCTCATCCTGGGTTGTAACCACCCGTCCGTTGGGAACCGGTATCCCTGCTTTCTTTAGATACACCTTTACTGCTGTTTTTTCATCGGCGGTTTCCACGGCAATGGCAGAAGTGTTACTGGTTATGGAGGCTTGAATCCGTTTTTGGCCGGCACCATAACCCAGCTGGATATGGCTGTCTTGATTCAGTCGAATAAAAGGAATGCCTCTGGATTTTGCTTCTTTAACAATACTCCAGGTGGTGGGACCAAGCATATCTTCTTCACGCAGAACCTTGAGATCGGATACGATCTTGTTGACATCGAACTCCTTGCCTTCCGCAACCGCTTCGAACAGGGATACGGCATCTTTGGCCGCCTTTAATCCTGCGGATTCGACAAGATAGCGGAAGACAATAATATATGTTCCTTTTTGGGGTGTACTCAGCGATTTCCCATATCCAACTTCCATTCCAGCCAGACATTGAAGCTCAATGGCAATGTGTTCAATAATATGACCGGCCCAGGTTCCGTTTTGAAGTCTCTGGATAAATCCGCCGGGTTTTCCAATGGAACAACCGTGCGACTGAAGTGTTGGAATAAGCGTTAATAAACGATCTGAGAATCCCTTTATTTTATCCGAAGGTCGGCTCTCATACTCATTGATATCCAAAACCATGAAGATAGCTGTATGGCGAGTATGCCGATTTGGACCTCGCAGTGCCCGTAACTCTTTTATGTCAATCATTCATATTCCTCTATTTTATTGTGGAAGTTAAAAATTGTCGTTTCTTGAAATCATACCCATATCCGTTCACTAACGAATGAATTCTAACATTCTCAACGGCAATGGGCTCACCCGGCTTAATATCCATAATGTTTGAATGCCCGATATCTCTGCCGTCCACGATAATGACCTGTCCTGTACCCACCGCCTCGGCAACTCCGTCCCCTTTGAGAACCACTGCTGAATCTTCTCCGATACCGACCCCTATACAGGTTGGATTGGTTGTAATAATCTGCATCAGGCGTCCAATACGACCTCTTGCCATAAAATGGGTGTCAAAAATAATTTTTTCAACAAAACCAAATCCTGATGTGGTGAGGACGCTGCCTTTGAATAAACCGTCCTCACTTTTTCCTTCATAGATCATGGTATCTGAAAACACGGTTGCCCCTGCGCTGGTTCCAGCGATAAGAGCCCCTGCTTCAAGCCGGCTTTGAACGGCGGCAAGGACTTGTGATCCTCCCAATATCGTTGTCAGTCTTAATTGGTCGCCACCTGTAATAAAAATCAAATCGGTATTTTCAAGACTTTTGACCAATTTTTTATCGTTTGCCTGGGTTCTTTGTGTTATGTTCAATATTTCAATGCTGGAAGCGCCGAGCTTGGTAAATACCGTATGATACTCTTTGCCCCGTTGCTCGGGATCTTCACTTGCCGTAGTGATAACGCCAACTTTATAATCGGTTTTTCCAATTTCCCGTACAACCCTTTTGAGGACGACCAATTCATTTGCTTTATCTTCATTCCCGCCAATTGCAATCAGACGTCCTAAAAAAAAAGGATTCAATGCCATAATTATCTGATCTCCATAAGATGAGAGCATGCCATGCCATTTCGGGAATTTAATGCGAATTGAGTCTGGGTTAAGATGATCAGTCCGATATCAACCCGGTCATCAAACAGTCCCATGGCTTTTAGTGCCGCTTTTTTGGGGCTAATATTATTTTCCAGCCAGCCGTATACTTCCTTTGCCAGGATTTTAAGTGCTATGGATTCACCATCTCCGGTACAGGCGACAGCACCTGATGGACCGCAAAAAAGACCGCATCCAGGCAAAGGCACGTCACCAACACGTCCGATAGCTGCTTTTTCCAAACCTCCTGAACTTAAGGCGGCAGCAAATATTGTCCCATCAAAGGCAATAGCACCCACCGTATCACAGGAAGAAGGCAGTGAAATGCTACGATCCATATCCCCCATCGGTATCATGGGAATATTGTTTTCATCTGCAAAGGCTTTCGCGCCATCACCAACAATGAGAAAATGCGGGGAATGCATCAATACCCCCAGGGCTAAATCAACAGGGTTTTGAATGCCTTCGACACAGGCAACCGCCCCAAATTTGCCGATACTTGTCATACATGACGCATCCAACTGAATTGTGGTGTTATCGGCCCGGATTTGAGAACCGATTCCGGCATTAAACCGTGGATCATCCTCTAAATATCTCACCGCTTGAACCACTGCATTTAAAGCTGTTTGTCCATTTGCCATTAAATTCATTCCTATTTTTGCAGCAGTCTTGGGACCATCGAAATTTTGTGGGTCCGAACCTGCACCGCCATGGGTTAAAATGGCCCGTTGAAAAATTGACACTCAAAACCTCCGATTTTTATTAAAGAATAAAGGAATAGTTCTTTGATTTTTATTGTATGATAAGCTTATTAATTCTACTATGCAAGGTAATATGATGAACCGACTGAAAGGACAAAGGATACATGAGAAAACGTCAGAAAGACGCTATTTTAATTTCATTTTTCAAAGAAAAAGAAAAATATGAAAAACTGGCCGAGTATATTGTTTCTCTGATCGGAGATGATCCTTCAGCACCGAAAGAAAGCCTTCATACAATTAAATACCGCATAAAAGATAAAATTCGACTCATAGAGAAAATAGATGAAGAGAACAAAAAACCTGAGAATAAGGCAGCAGCTATCACACAAAAAAATTTTCAGAAAAAAATCGAAGACCTGCTGGGTATCAGACTGATCTGTCTTCGACTTTCAGATATCGACAGAGTCAAAACGTATCTTGAACTATTGGCGGATGAAAAAATATTGAGATTCATCCGGGAACCGGATCATAAAAGATCATTCATACTTCCAGTTGATCCCGGAAAGACAATTCCCGAGGGTCTTGATCTTCGATACAGTGGATACTCATCCATTCATTATCAAGTCGAACTGGGAGAGAATTCAGGTGCTGACGATGAATTGAAAGGGCTTCAGGTTGAGTTTCAATTGAGGACTATTCTTGAGGAGGCCTGGGGTGAAATTGATCATAAATACAGATATGTGTTCAGTCGAAGGGGAGATGACCTTCCTGACTATATACACACGGGCTTTTATAGCTTGAGCGCTTACCTTCAGGCTGCTGCCCTTCAAGCAGAGCATATATGCCGCCAAGCAGAGGCGCATAGGTTAGCAAAAACCCGAAAAGTTAAAAGCAAGGTTGTCCAAGTGCCTGTTCAGGAAACCATAACCCCTGCATTTCCAGTTTTGCTGAAAAAGACTTTTGGCTTTAAACCTACGGTCAGAACGCTCACATATTTAGAAAAACGTTTCATGGAGTCAGGATACACAGGACTGCCTCAAGATATTTTTAAGAAGATTTTTACAAACGAAAGACTGTTGGAATTTAAAGCTATTTTTATTGAAGTTGTGAATCATGAACCTTTTGAGAATAACAGCAAGAAAAATATTGATGTGATAAATGCCGTAAATTTTATACTATCCATTGAAACTCAAGGCAAACGGGTTGCAAAAGAAGGGCTGAAATCAGTCTTGATAAGGAAGAAAAAGCGATCAAGGTGGTAGTGGAATTTATAACGTGAATGTGTGGCTTTTCTGGCAAAAATCAAAACACAATATAGTATTATCCATTGGGGCTGTAGAACTGGCTGTGAAAGGTTCATGGAGGTCTTTGATGGCTGAATTTGTTTCGGGCATAAAAAAAAGGGTTTGAACTTTTCTTTCGAAAAGGCTCAAACCCTTGTTATTAGCTGGTACCGGAGGCGAGACTTGAACTCGCAAGGGCTTGCGCCCGGAGGATTTTGAGTCCTCTGCGTCTACCAATTCCACCACTCCGGCATGAATCGTTTTCTTATTTAAGGTAAAATATGAACTTTGTCAATGAATTTATGCTGTATTGTGATATCAATTTGTCAGGATTTTTTTGATCTGGTCAGCCGTAACTTCTCCTTCCCGGAGAATATGAATATTTGAACCGGTAACATCTACAATGGTTGATCCGGTTCCTCCCTTTAGAATGCCGGCATCCAATACCAGATCCGCCTGGTCAATCACAGCAGTATCCAGCCGGTCGGTCCGGCTGCAGCCTGCCTGCCCGGACAGATTTGCGCTGGTGCCGGTAAGGGGAACGCCCATTAATTCAACAAGGGCCCGGGCAACCGGATGCACGGGGAGTCTCACTCCTATCTTGCCTGTGTCGGCAGTTAATAGAGTTGGAATATTATTTTTGGCTTCAAACACAAGGGTCATATTTCCGGGCCAGAATGTGTCCATAAGTTTTTCAGCCGGTTTTGAGATGGATTTGACCAGATCCTTAAGCATTGCCCTGTAAGGGATAAGGACAAGAATAGGGTTGTTCAACGGCCGCTGTTTTAAGTCAAAAACTTTTTTTACGGCTTTTTCATCCAAAGCCCTGGCTGCAATTCCATAAAGACATTTGGCCGGGAAAATGACGACTCCATTGTTCCGGAGTATTTTCCCGGCTTTGATAATGTTTTCGGGTTCCGGATTTATCGGATCAACAGCAATTATTTTATTTGCATCATGCAAACGACTGCGCCTTTTTATTGACCTTGTCAGCCATTTCCTGTTTAAAGGCTGAAAGTTTTTCCGCAAGCAGGGGATTTGAGACCGCAAGGATCTGGGCGGCAAAAATACCGGCATTATATGCCCCTGGTTTTCCAATGGCCATGGTGGATACCGGAATTCCCGGAGGCATCTGTACGGTTGCCAGAAGGGAATCCATTCCCTGGAGTGCGGATGAGTCTATGGGAACACCCAAAACAGGCAGTGTTGTATGGGCTGCAATAACACCTGCAAGGTGGGCGGCGTGACCTGCTCCGCAGATGATAACTTTAATCCCTTTTCTTTTTGCTTCACTTGCAAATTCGGTTGCCCTGTCAGGGGTACGATGGGCGGAAGCCACTGTGACAGTGTAGGGGATATCAAATTTTTTCAGTATGGACAATGCCTTTTCCATGACCGGGAAATCAGAGTCGCTTCCCATGATCACTCCCACTTGGGGAGGTATGGACAGCCGTTGTAAAGCCTTTGCCCCGATATCTTTTCTGTAAAAATGATTGTTAAAAGAAATCTTTTCACACGCTTCATATGCCTTTTCAATGGCTCTTTTGACGGTTTGGCCCAGGGAGGTTACCCCAAGGACTCTGCCGCCTGCCGTCACGACTTTTCCTTCTTTTAGTGCAGTGCCTGCATGAAAGACAACCGTATCTTGAACCTGGCCGGCTTCATCAAGACCTAAGATCTCTTCTCCTGTTTCATAGGAGCCGGGATAACCGCCTGAAGAAACTACAACACACATGGCAGCTCTCGGGTCTATTTGGGTGGAGTGCTGGTGCAGGGTTCCGTCACAACAGGCTTCCATCAATGGTACAAGGTCATTTTTAAGTCTCATGAGAATGGGCTGTGTTTCAGGGTCCCCCAGTCTTGTGTTAAACTCAAGGACTTTTATCTGGTCTTTATCCACCATAAGGCCTGCATAAAGGACTCCTTTAAAAGGTGTGCCTTCTTTTGCCATGCCTTGAACAGCCGGGATCATAACCTCGTTCATGGCTTTCTGGCGAAGCATGTGATCCAGAACCGGTGCAGGGGAGTATGCGCCCATGCCGCCTGTATTGGGGCCTTCATCATTGTCAAAAATTCTTTTGTGATCCTGTGATTCTGGCAATGGCAAAACGGTTTTTCCGTCTGTTAATGCAATAAAAGAGGCTTCTTCCCCTTTGAGGCATTCTTCTACAACCACAACAGCACCGGCCTCTCCAAATGCGTTTTCATTGATCATGGCATCAATGGCCTCATTGGCCTGATCAAGGGTGGAACAGATGATCACGCCTTTTCCTGCTGCAAGGCCGTCTGCTTTAACCACGCATGGTGCCCCAAGGGCTTTGGCATAGGTTTTGGCTTTGCCGGCATCAGTGAATGCCTTTCCTGCGGCACAGGGGATATTGTACTTTTGCATGTGCTGTTTGGAAAAGACTTTGCTGCCTTCAAGTCTTGCAGCAGCTTTGCTGGGACCGAACACGTTTAACCCCTTTTCCTGGAAAACATCTGCAATGCCTTTTACCAGGGGGCCTTCCGGGCCTACTACTGTCAGATCAATTTCATTTTCCAGGGCAAAAGCAGCCAATGCGTCAATATCGTCGGCATTGATGGGGACAGATTGTGCAAGCGTTTGGGTGCCAGCGTTTCCCGGGGCGCAATATATTTTTTCCACCATCGGGCTTTTTGATATTTTCCATACCAGCGTATGTTCACGGCCACCACCACCAACCACTAGAATCTTCATGTTGATCTCCTTAGATTTTGTTTTGTATGTTCTTTAATTGAAAGTTGAATGAGTCTGTCTAAGAGTTCTGTAAACGTGTATCCTGCAACCTGTGCAGACTGGGGATAAAGGCTGGTTGCGGTCATTCCCGGAATTGTATTGGTTTCAAGAACCAATAATTCAGTGTTGTGAAGGATCATGTCCGTCCTGGAATATCCTTTCAGAAAAAGCGCCTTGTGCGCTTTGACGGCAAGTTCCTGGACTTTTTTTCTTGTTGTTTCATCAATGCGGGCCGGGCAGATTTCTTTGGTTTCTCCGGCGGTATATTTTGCTGTGTAATCGAAAAATTCATGATTTTTTCCAGGAACGATTTCAATGACCGGCAACGCTTCAAGTGTGTCATTGCCCAGAACACCACAGGTCAGTTCAATACCTTTGACATATTTTTCTATGATGATGCAGTCGTCATGGGCAAATCCCAAAGCAACTGCTGATTCCAGGTCTTTAGCCTGTTTGACAAGGCTCATTCCCACGCTTGACCCGGCACAGGCCGGTTTTACTACCAGCGGCAGGTCCATGGCTTCCACAATGGCTGAAAAGTTGATTTTGTCAGTCAGTGAAAAAGACAGATATGAGGGGGTGGGAACCTTTGCCCCTTCATAAAGTCTTTTGGCCACAAGCTTGTTCATGGCCATTGCACTGCCTAACACCCCGGCACCTTGATAAGGAATGTCAAGCAGGTCTAAAAGTCCTTGAACAGTTCCATCTTCACCAAAGGGGCCGTGCAGGATGATCAGGGCGGCATCGATTTGTTCCGCATCAATAACAAGCTGTTTTAAATCGGTTTTGGGATCATACAAGGTGATATCATACCGGCTCTTGTCAAGGGCATTCAATACTTGTTTGCCGCTGCTAAGGGAAACCTGTCTTTCTGAAGACACACCACCGGATAAAAGCGCCAACCTGATTTTTTCCATTGTCAACTCCTGATTTATCCCTGGATAAGGTTTTGTTTTGCCTTCTCAAATTCTTCCCGGGTGATGAGATCTTTTTCAAAAAGTGCGGTCAGTTCAAGAATTTTTTGTTCGGTCCTGTTGACGGCGTCTTCAATGAGCAGTCTGTTCGGATGTGCTGGCATGTGATGGCCGATGCGAAGTGCATGATTGTCTTTCGGAGTTATTTTAAAAGATGCAAGTCCCCCCATGAGCTTGACTTCAACTGTTCTGTCCTGAAACTCCGGCATGGACAGGATATCTTTAATGTCAGTTGTGCTGTTTTTCATCCGCCGGTAGAAAATCCAGGCAATGGATAATACTAAAATGCCGATACCTGCCATTATCCAGGGAAGATAGTGATATACACCTTTGAACAATATTATGGAAACCCCCACGCCTGCCAGTAAAAAAACATGTAACAGCAAAATGAAATAGGCAGTGAAAATACTTTTGAAAAGTCCGTCTTTATCTTTGTTTTTAAAATTCATGATATCTTTTTAATTAAATTCTCCCTATATGCATCGGTCAGAATTGGAGAGCATTGTCTGTCTCCCCTTGTGGTGTTTAGTTTTGTTAAAAGGTAGTTGAGTTTTTTTTGGATTTTCATCCTTTCCGGGGAATCAATCTGTGCTGCTTCAAGCAATTGTTCAGTCTGTGTAATCTTTTTTTTAATTTCAACTTCAGGGGGAAGAAACCCTGCATTTTTAAGTATTTTGTGAGCAAGACGAAACTCCTCCGGAACATGCTGATCCTCAAACTTCAATGGTTTGTTTTTGCCTTCCAGATTGTCAAACGCACCTTCTTTCTGGGCTTTTTTTATTCTTTCTTCAACAATTGCTTCAAATCCCGGAATCATAAAATTTTATTTACTCCTGTTCTTAAATTATAGTATCAAATATTTGATATGCAATTTTTTAAGCTTATAATTTTATTAAACCCTTAACCGATTTGCAAGGGATATTTTCTTGACACCTATCAGGCAATACTGTATCAGATATCATTTTAAGGTAAAGTATCCATCAAGAGTGTAAGCATGAAATCCAGGCAAAAAAGATTTATTTTATTTGTTTTTCTGACCGGTTTTTTGCTGTCAGGTGTGTGTGTTGCACAAAACGGCATGGAAGTGGATGAGGATGGGATTTTGGCTTATGAAGATCTTTTTGAGGGCTTTGTTTATTATGCAGACCAGCAGAAAACCGGCTTGAAATCAGTAAACATAAGATTTTCTTCAACACTGGATTCGCACCAGCTGGGCCGGGAAATCATAAAAGCCCTGATTGCAGGTCCTTCACTGCCTTTGCTTGAGCCAACCTGGCCAAGAGATGCAAAAATAAATTCTTTTTTTATTACAGATGACGGAAAAGCATATGTTGATCTGTACCTGGAAAAGGAAATGATTGAAAATATGGATACCGGGTCAGAGTTGCTGGCCATATATTCACTGGTGAATTCCCTGACCTTGAATATTCCAAAAATAAAAATGGTTAAAATACTGATTCAGGGTAAGGATGCCTTGACCCTTGCCGGTCACATCGACCTTGAATTTTTTTATCAAACAAATATGATGATTGTGAAATGAGCAAAAAAAAAAATATCAGTCAGTTTAGAAATATAGGGATCATGGCCCACATTGATGCGGGTAAAACCACTGTAACGGAAAGAATTCTTTACTACACTGGAAAATCTTATAAAATCGGGGAAGTTCATGATGGAGAAGCGGTCATGGACTGGATGCAGGATGAACAGGACAGGGGTATTACAATCACCTCTGCTGTGACCACATGTGAATGGGGAAAATCTCTTATCCAGATTATTGATACTCCGGGCCATGTGGATTTTACTGTTGAGGTGGAGAGAGCATTGAGAATCCTTGACGGTGCTGTGGGGGTTTTTTGTGCCGTGGGCGGTGTTGAGCCTCAATCCGAGACAGTATGGCGTCAGGCAGACCGGTATTCGGTGCCCAGGGTGGCCTTTATCAACAAAATGGACAGGACAGGTGCGGATTTTTTTGCCGCTGTCAGATCCATCAAAGAAAAACTGGCTGCAAATCCCGTGATGCTTCAATTGCCCATGGGGGCGGAAGATAATTTTTCCGGTGTCATTGATTTGGTTCATATGCAGCAGATCAAATGGGTTGATCAAACCCAGGGAGCCGAGTATTCAACAGAAGATATTGCCCCTGAATTTGAAGATATTGCAGCAGACTATCGGGACAAACTGCTTGAAGCCATATCCGAAGTCAATGATGAAATAATGGAAAAATATCTTTCAGAAGAAGATATTTCCGCTGTAGAGTTGATCAGCGCCATACGGTCTGCTACCATTTCAAGGCGGATAGTACCGGTCTTTTGCGGGAGTGCGTTGAAAAATAAAGGCATT belongs to Desulfobacula toluolica Tol2 and includes:
- the cphA gene encoding cyanophycin synthetase encodes the protein MIDIKELRALRGPNRHTRHTAIFMVLDINEYESRPSDKIKGFSDRLLTLIPTLQSHGCSIGKPGGFIQRLQNGTWAGHIIEHIAIELQCLAGMEVGYGKSLSTPQKGTYIIVFRYLVESAGLKAAKDAVSLFEAVAEGKEFDVNKIVSDLKVLREEDMLGPTTWSIVKEAKSRGIPFIRLNQDSHIQLGYGAGQKRIQASITSNTSAIAVETADEKTAVKVYLKKAGIPVPNGRVVTTQDEAMDAFNEIGTAVVVKPDVGNHGNGSTINITNPDQLKKAFQAAKAYHPDVIVEEYVHGGDYRLLVIDGKFIAAARREPAHIIGDGKSSINDLIKQVNSDPLRGFGHEKVLTQIEVDEMTERLLSLNGLSINSVPQEKQIVYLKATANLSQGGTATDVTDEVNPDIRLMAERAARIIGLDCVGIDALAEDISQPLGPSGIKVVEVNAAPGFRMHLEPTKGRPRNVAKPIVDMLFPEGYIQVPVLAVTGTNGKTTTCKLIAHTLKYSGKKVGLTCTTGIAIDGNSILTGDYSGPEGAGIVVREPTVDHIVLEIARGGIVRRGLGVDEVDVGVLLNIGEDHLGTDWIESQDELCMVKSTVVEVVKKTGTSVLNADDNASMSVLERARGNIILFSLDPENPKIKKHIREGGTVIILDGRNAVIRTMVLDIIVCTLEEIPITFGGIIDFNTANALAAIGALHGLGLTLEQIRNGIMTFYPSANQNPGRMNLFDFQKYKVLLDYGHNTDSARALARLLPRLSPGRKIGLSHGTGNRTNEQLIDYGKALALVYDYIMLTDFDPRNRPLGETPKLVYEGLIRGGFSKENIEIIQDPEKAVDYIFSKVKKGDLLVIQPDELEPVMGQIMERYRQTITLPT
- a CDS encoding cyanophycinase; this translates as MALNPFFLGRLIAIGGNEDKANELVVLKRVVREIGKTDYKVGVITTASEDPEQRGKEYHTVFTKLGASSIEILNITQRTQANDKKLVKSLENTDLIFITGGDQLRLTTILGGSQVLAAVQSRLEAGALIAGTSAGATVFSDTMIYEGKSEDGLFKGSVLTTSGFGFVEKIIFDTHFMARGRIGRLMQIITTNPTCIGVGIGEDSAVVLKGDGVAEAVGTGQVIIVDGRDIGHSNIMDIKPGEPIAVENVRIHSLVNGYGYDFKKRQFLTSTIK
- a CDS encoding isoaspartyl peptidase/L-asparaginase; the protein is MSIFQRAILTHGGAGSDPQNFDGPKTAAKIGMNLMANGQTALNAVVQAVRYLEDDPRFNAGIGSQIRADNTTIQLDASCMTSIGKFGAVACVEGIQNPVDLALGVLMHSPHFLIVGDGAKAFADENNIPMIPMGDMDRSISLPSSCDTVGAIAFDGTIFAAALSSGGLEKAAIGRVGDVPLPGCGLFCGPSGAVACTGDGESIALKILAKEVYGWLENNISPKKAALKAMGLFDDRVDIGLIILTQTQFALNSRNGMACSHLMEIR
- a CDS encoding RelA/SpoT domain-containing protein, whose translation is MRKRQKDAILISFFKEKEKYEKLAEYIVSLIGDDPSAPKESLHTIKYRIKDKIRLIEKIDEENKKPENKAAAITQKNFQKKIEDLLGIRLICLRLSDIDRVKTYLELLADEKILRFIREPDHKRSFILPVDPGKTIPEGLDLRYSGYSSIHYQVELGENSGADDELKGLQVEFQLRTILEEAWGEIDHKYRYVFSRRGDDLPDYIHTGFYSLSAYLQAAALQAEHICRQAEAHRLAKTRKVKSKVVQVPVQETITPAFPVLLKKTFGFKPTVRTLTYLEKRFMESGYTGLPQDIFKKIFTNERLLEFKAIFIEVVNHEPFENNSKKNIDVINAVNFILSIETQGKRVAKEGLKSVLIRKKKRSRW
- a CDS encoding L-threonylcarbamoyladenylate synthase — its product is MHDANKIIAVDPINPEPENIIKAGKILRNNGVVIFPAKCLYGIAARALDEKAVKKVFDLKQRPLNNPILVLIPYRAMLKDLVKSISKPAEKLMDTFWPGNMTLVFEAKNNIPTLLTADTGKIGVRLPVHPVARALVELMGVPLTGTSANLSGQAGCSRTDRLDTAVIDQADLVLDAGILKGGTGSTIVDVTGSNIHILREGEVTADQIKKILTN
- the purD gene encoding phosphoribosylamine--glycine ligase, producing MKILVVGGGGREHTLVWKISKSPMVEKIYCAPGNAGTQTLAQSVPINADDIDALAAFALENEIDLTVVGPEGPLVKGIADVFQEKGLNVFGPSKAAARLEGSKVFSKQHMQKYNIPCAAGKAFTDAGKAKTYAKALGAPCVVKADGLAAGKGVIICSTLDQANEAIDAMINENAFGEAGAVVVVEECLKGEEASFIALTDGKTVLPLPESQDHKRIFDNDEGPNTGGMGAYSPAPVLDHMLRQKAMNEVMIPAVQGMAKEGTPFKGVLYAGLMVDKDQIKVLEFNTRLGDPETQPILMRLKNDLVPLMEACCDGTLHQHSTQIDPRAAMCVVVSSGGYPGSYETGEEILGLDEAGQVQDTVVFHAGTALKEGKVVTAGGRVLGVTSLGQTVKRAIEKAYEACEKISFNNHFYRKDIGAKALQRLSIPPQVGVIMGSDSDFPVMEKALSILKKFDIPYTVTVASAHRTPDRATEFASEAKRKGIKVIICGAGHAAHLAGVIAAHTTLPVLGVPIDSSALQGMDSLLATVQMPPGIPVSTMAIGKPGAYNAGIFAAQILAVSNPLLAEKLSAFKQEMADKVNKKAQSFA
- a CDS encoding D-alanine--D-alanine ligase family protein, whose amino-acid sequence is MEKIRLALLSGGVSSERQVSLSSGKQVLNALDKSRYDITLYDPKTDLKQLVIDAEQIDAALIILHGPFGEDGTVQGLLDLLDIPYQGAGVLGSAMAMNKLVAKRLYEGAKVPTPSYLSFSLTDKINFSAIVEAMDLPLVVKPACAGSSVGMSLVKQAKDLESAVALGFAHDDCIIIEKYVKGIELTCGVLGNDTLEALPVIEIVPGKNHEFFDYTAKYTAGETKEICPARIDETTRKKVQELAVKAHKALFLKGYSRTDMILHNTELLVLETNTIPGMTATSLYPQSAQVAGYTFTELLDRLIQLSIKEHTKQNLRRST
- a CDS encoding DnaJ family domain-containing protein, which translates into the protein MIPGFEAIVEERIKKAQKEGAFDNLEGKNKPLKFEDQHVPEEFRLAHKILKNAGFLPPEVEIKKKITQTEQLLEAAQIDSPERMKIQKKLNYLLTKLNTTRGDRQCSPILTDAYRENLIKKIS
- a CDS encoding GerMN domain-containing protein, yielding MKSRQKRFILFVFLTGFLLSGVCVAQNGMEVDEDGILAYEDLFEGFVYYADQQKTGLKSVNIRFSSTLDSHQLGREIIKALIAGPSLPLLEPTWPRDAKINSFFITDDGKAYVDLYLEKEMIENMDTGSELLAIYSLVNSLTLNIPKIKMVKILIQGKDALTLAGHIDLEFFYQTNMMIVK